From one Triticum aestivum cultivar Chinese Spring chromosome 4B, IWGSC CS RefSeq v2.1, whole genome shotgun sequence genomic stretch:
- the LOC123094216 gene encoding non-specific lipid-transfer protein EPAD1, with the protein MERSRGLLLVAGLLAALLPAAAAQPGAPCEPALLATQVALFCAPDMPTAQCCEPVVAAVDLGGGVPCLCRVAAEPQLVMAGLNATHLLTLYSSCGGLRPGGAHLAAACEGPAPPAAVVSSPPPPPPPSAAPRRKQPAHDAPPPPPPSSEKPSSPPPSQDHDGAAPRAKAAPAQAATSTLAPAAAATAPPPQAPHSAAPTAPSKAAFFFVATAMLGLYIIL; encoded by the exons ATGGAGAGATCCCGCGGGCTGCTGCTGGTGGCGgggctgctggcggcgctgctgccggcggcggcggcgcagccggGGGCGCCGTGCGAGCCCGCGCTGCTGGCGACGCAGGTGGCGCTCTTCTGCGCGCCCGACATGCCGACGGCCCAGTGCTGcgagcccgtcgtcgccgccgtcgacctcggcggcggggtGCCCTGCCTCTGCCGCGTCGCCGCCGAGCCGCAGCTCGTCATGGCGGGCCTCAACGCCACCCACCTCCTCACGCTCTACAGCTCCTGCGGCGGCCTCCGCCCCGGCGGcgcccacctcgccgccgcctgcgAAG GACCCGCTCCCCCGGCCGCCGTCGTCAGCAGCCCCCCGCCCCCGCCTCCACCGTCCGCCGCACCTCGCCGCAAGCAGCCAGCGC ACGacgcaccaccgccgccaccgccgtcgagcGAGAAGCCGTCGTCCCCGCCGCCGTCCCAGGACCACGACGGCGCCGCCCCCCGCGCCAAGGCCGCGCCCGCCCAGGCGGCCACCTCCACgctcgcgcccgccgccgccgccaccgccccgccgccccaggcgCCGCACTCCGCCGCGCCCACGGCGCCGTCCAAGGCGGCCTTCTTCTTCGTCGCCACGGCCATGCTCGGCCTCTACATCATCCTCTGA